In Zalophus californianus isolate mZalCal1 chromosome 16, mZalCal1.pri.v2, whole genome shotgun sequence, the sequence ggtcctgggatcgagtcccgcatcgggctccctgctccttgggagcctgcttctccctctgcctctctctctctctctgtctctcatgaataaataaaatctttaaaaaaaataaaaaataaacagaacaaaagttTAGTAGACAGTGATACAAGCTGTAACAAATTTTGTATCTCTTCCTTTGATGaatctgttttgggttttttttttccttgtatgaCAAAACAGTTGGCCAGAGGACAGTCCCAGGCAGAGGACAGTCCCAGGCACTCCATGATTTATGTCCTCATAGCCGGAAGGTTCTCCTGGATTAGAAGATCACTAAGCAAAACATCTGGCATTTTTAATTAGACTATGATTTGCCATAACCATCTCACTGTTTTCTCCCTAGGCAATCTTAGAACTGGTCAGCCCAGACATCTTCATGCAGTCTCACTCAGAAAATGCAATTTCAGTCAAAGAAATCGTTACTGAGATTGAATCCATCAGTCAAGGAGTCGGACAGATTCAACTGAAAGGAGACATCTTATCTAACCCATGTCATACACCAAAGAAGCACACCATCCATGAGCTGCCCCTTGAGAGGGCTCAGGCCCTGGAGAACAAACCTGGAAATCTGGAGCAGAATGAGGGTTCCTCCACAGCCCAGCCTGAACTAGCCAAAGACTCAGGGAAGTGGGACCTAGAAGGCTGCTTAACTATACACTCATCCACCACAGAGTTGGAAGAAGAGGAACCAGCTGAGGAGGAACAAGAGCTCTGGGGCCCAGGAATGCACCCAGGTGCCAAGTGGTACCCTGGGTCCGTGAGGCGAGCTACCTTGGAGTTTGAAGAGCGCTTGCGACAGGAGCAGGAGCACCATGGTGCTGCCCCTGGTTGTACCTCATTGTCCATTCGCAAGAATTCCAAGAATGATTCTGCTGTGGCAGACCTAGCACCAAAAGGAAAGAGTGATGAAGCTACCCTTGAACATTCTTTTGTCCCTAAGGAACCAGAGATTAGCAAGGGCAAAGGGAAGTGCAGTGGGTCCAAAGCTGGCTCCCTACCCCATTCTGAGCAAGATGTCATTGTTCCAGCACCTGAGCTGCTGGAGTTTCAGGAGCGCCCAGGGTCAGATACTAGTACAAAGCAGGGAGGAGTCCAGAAGGAGCAGAGGACTGTGGTTTCATGCCAGGGATCTGAGACACAAGCAggccctctttcccttcccaaaAAGGTGGAAATCATTGAGTATACCCACACAGTTACATCTCCCGATCACCCTGGGCCAGGAAGTGGAAGAGCCACGAGCAAAAAGAGTGGGGAGCAAGGACTGCGGAAAGTGAAAGTGGAGGACTCCATCCCCGTCCTCTGTGCACTGGATGAAAATCTGAACAGGACTCTCGGCCCCGCCCAGGCTCACCCCAACGTGCTACCTCtgcctcattcttcccctcctgagcACAACAGTCCCACCAACCTGACCTCCACCCTGAGCAGCCCTGAAGCCTGGGACGACAGCCTGTTGACAGCCCCGGAGACAGGAGGGCCTTTTGTCAGTCACACAACCCACGTCCCGTCTGCCAGCTTGGATTCCGCATATCCGCAGACTGTAGTTCACCTCGAAGGCTTCAGAGAGCAAAGCAGCACCACCGACAATGAGCCCTCTTCAGAGCAGGAGAGCTGGGAAGAAAGTCAGGAGGGCCCCTTTTCCAGTGGCAATGAAGTACCGTCCAAGGACCCCCAGTTAACTAGTGAAGACCTAAGCCAACTCATTGACAATATTGGGGAGTTACAAGAAAAACTGGACCCATTACCTGTAGCCTGTCACCTCCCACATAGCTCTAGTAGTGACAATATAAAGGGTCTCAGCCATAGCCCCAGCGTGGTGAAGGAGCGCACTAAAGAAATCGAGTCCCGAGCGATTTGCCAGGGAGGGCTCACCAAACCATCCCAAATGAGGCATTCGGCTGTGCTCGCCAAGTTAGGTTACTTGGACCTCTGTAAAGACTGTTTATCGGAGAGAGAGCCTGTCTCCTCTGATACCCCTCATCTCAAACTGCTTCAGCCCTTCATCAGAACAGACTCAGGCATGCATGCCATGGAGGCCCAGGAGCCTTCAGAAAACCCAGATGCCCCCCAGAACCTAGAGCCCACCAAGTATTTTATAGAGCAACTCAAAACAACAGAGTGTATCGCGCAGAGCAAGCCAGTGGAGAAGCCCATCGTACAGTATGCCAAAGAATTTGGTTACAGTCAGCAGTGTTTGCTCCCCAGGGCAGGACCTGAATTGACTAATTCTGAAGGAGGCCTTCCTTTGCCACAACCCCAGGGACTGCAGTGTGCAGGCCCAGCTCCAGGGCTGGCTGTGACGCCCCGTCAGCCACACGGCAGAACTCACCCCCTTAGGAGActgaaaaaagcaaatgataaaaaaCGGACAACCAACCCCTTCTATAATACCATGTGATTCTGAGCCTACACGTGTGACTTTCTGAGAGAAATGTTTGTAAAAGGGGCAGGTGTAATATGTAAGGAACATGCactttatttgttaattttataatattttggtcATTTTACTGTTCCTGGCGCATGcggggtttgggttttttttttttcctctgtgtatgtgtgtgtgagagagagagattgatttggACAGCAAGaccattttagcattttttatttttagaaaattcaaacctcaaaaatactcattttcaaaGAGCACCTTTATCAAAGGCAAATTGCTGTTTTTCAGTCAGCTCCCACCTGCTCCTCATTTGCCCTCTGAGAAAAAGGCTGGAAATCGGAAATGCCCCCCTGGGCCTGTGTGGTGATGGTTTGGGCTTCAGACCTGATGCATGGGATGGGGCTGAAGAGCAGCCGCAAGTGTGCGTGCTCTCAGCCTTGGGCCCTGGCCCACTGAGAGTTCCCAAAGTGGGCAGGTTCTGCTTTGCTTTCAAAGGGCGGTCTTCCAGAAGCCAATTCTTCTGGATTCCTGAGTCTGTCATTATTAAAAGGCATGATACTGGCTGGCTTTGTAAACTTACCAAGCAGATAGTTCCCCCCCCCAggcacataatttttaaattaaaagcgAACCCCAAATGAAATCTAAGAGATCTGTGTAGAGGAAAGcacatgaggaggaggaggaggcgaaGTCTGTGGAGGCTGTGGCCCAGTATCTTCCGGGTCAGTGGGCTCCACATAGGTGGTCATCCTGGCCCTCCCTGCCAGGAAGTGGGCTCTGCAACATCCTTCCAGTTAAAACAGAATAGGGACAAGTTTGAAAAACAGCAATTGAAAGTCAGTGTGTTCTTGTAAAATGAATACATACGTAGGGTTTTAACACTTCCATTACTTGAATAATTCTGTGGGCCTTCTGAGTTTAATGGCCGTATCTTTTTCCAATTTACTTTCCTccctcatgctgtttctcccagtgctgccctttttttaaattccatagaTGATATTTGAATTGTTACATTACTTACGTATAACCTCCGTTGAACGCAAAGTTTTCTTATCGATGTTAACACTtgacatgggattttttttttcttctcctggaaGATTTGTCATACACAGTATTTATGTACATAATGTCACTTTCTTACAGTGTTTTGTTGATGTCGTCTTAGGATCTTTttgatttaatctttttaagaAGGAGTAAAGCTGCAACTGGAGAAAACACacagacaccacagaaataaaactgataatTGCTGGTAGGAATCTGCAGAGTATATTGATGGTGGTTTTGTTTAAATGGGGACTTCTGATCGCCATCCCCTGCCAAATTATGTGTTAGTAACTTCTTTCTCAGAGAAACCCCTAAAGGCTCCCATTAGATCCCAGTTTGACTGAAAGCTGATTTCTCTTGGAGACTGAAATCCCAGAGCGGATTGTTTGCCAGGAGCTGAACCACAGCCAGGGAGTGTATGTGAGTGTTACTGCTGCCCCGGGTGGAAGCTTCTCTTGGGCTGAAGGGTTCATCAGTAGGAAGGCCCCTGCCAAGGGCAGGCACCCATTATGACTCCGTTTAGGATGCTTTTGCTTTGCTGCTATTGTGGAGATCTTAACACGGGAGCGCTTGCCATAAAAAGCCTATTTGGGCTTCTTACAGAAAACATTGAGCCTGGAATGAAATACCTTCTGCAGCTCATCAAAACTGAGGAGGTTTGCAAATTTGCTTCCTGTTTGCTTTGGTTGATGTCCATGTTGCTGAGAGATTGACCAAGTACAGACTTGGGCTTTGGTTTTTGGCTCATCACGGACGGCACtgagaggaaaagacagatgCCCAGACTGTCAGGGGGATGTCAGAGGCCAGAGTTTGGTGGGGGCAGATAGTGGGGTGACctccaggagagagaaaaggtggaTTGAAGCCATTCATAGGTGCTCCAGGGGAGCTGTGAATCCAGTTGCTGTGCAGGAGGTGGATTGGACAGAAACCTCCTGCTCTAAGTGTCTTTATGATATAGTAATTATATGTACCTGTGCAGTCCTTAAATAGTTTCCTTAAATGTTCAAATGTATCCTCCACACAGCTTTGTGGTTCCTGGGTGTTTAATGTGTTGTGAAGTGGTTCTCTTAGGTGGTGTGTACCAGTG encodes:
- the SSH2 gene encoding protein phosphatase Slingshot homolog 2 isoform X6 — translated: MFILLRPEDNIRLAVRLESTYQNRTRYMVVVSTNGRQDTEESIVLGMDFSSNDSSTCTMGLVLPLWSDTLIHLDGDGGFSVSTDNRVHIFKPVSVQAMWSALQSLHKACEVARMHNYYPGSLFLTWVSYYESHINSDQSSVNEWNAMQDVQSHRPDSPALFTDIPTERERTERLIKTKLREIMMQKDLENITSKEIRTELEMQMVCNLREFKEFIDNEMIVILGQMDSPTQIFEHVFLGSEWNASNLEDLQNRGVRYILNVTREIDNFFPGVFEYHNIRVYDEEATDLLAYWNDTYKFISKAKKHGSKCLVHCKMGVSRSASTVIAYAMKEYGWNLDRAYDYVKERRTVTKPNPSFMRQLEEYQGILLASKQRHNKLWRSHSDSDLSDHHEPICKPGLELNKKEITTSADQIAEVKTMENHPPIPPVFVEHVVPQDENQKGLCTKERMICLEFTSREFHAGQIEDELNLNDINGCSSGCCLSESKFPLDNCHASKALIQPGQAPEIANKFPDLTVEDLETDALKADVNVHLLPLEELTSRLKDIPMSPDPESPSPQPSCQAEVSDFSTDRIDFFSALEKFVELSQETRSRSFSHSRMEELGGGRSESCRLSVVEVAPSEGTADDQRSSSLSNTPHASEESSIDEEQSKAILELVSPDIFMQSHSENAISVKEIVTEIESISQGVGQIQLKGDILSNPCHTPKKHTIHELPLERAQALENKPGNLEQNEGSSTAQPELAKDSGKWDLEGCLTIHSSTTELEEEEPAEEEQELWGPGMHPGAKWYPGSVRRATLEFEERLRQEQEHHGAAPGCTSLSIRKNSKNDSAVADLAPKGKSDEATLEHSFVPKEPEISKGKGKCSGSKAGSLPHSEQDVIVPAPELLEFQERPGSDTSTKQGGVQKEQRTVVSCQGSETQAGPLSLPKKVEIIEYTHTVTSPDHPGPGSGRATSKKSGEQGLRKVKVEDSIPVLCALDENLNRTLGPAQAHPNVLPLPHSSPPEHNSPTNLTSTLSSPEAWDDSLLTAPETGGPFVSHTTHVPSASLDSAYPQTVVHLEGFREQSSTTDNEPSSEQESWEESQEGPFSSGNEVPSKDPQLTSEDLSQLIDNIGELQEKLDPLPVACHLPHSSSSDNIKGLSHSPSVVKERTKEIESRAICQGGLTKPSQMRHSAVLAKLGYLDLCKDCLSEREPVSSDTPHLKLLQPFIRTDSGMHAMEAQEPSENPDAPQNLEPTKYFIEQLKTTECIAQSKPVEKPIVQYAKEFGYSQQCLLPRAGPELTNSEGGLPLPQPQGLQCAGPAPGLAVTPRQPHGRTHPLRRLKKANDKKRTTNPFYNTM